Proteins found in one Pseudorca crassidens isolate mPseCra1 unplaced genomic scaffold, mPseCra1.hap1 Scaffold_228, whole genome shotgun sequence genomic segment:
- the LOC137218132 gene encoding trichohyalin-like — translation MAMALAVLRDWCRSMGVNAQRSLLILGIPDDCKDQEFQEVVQAALRSLGRYRVLGKVYRKELGSSVALVEFAECLNRSLLPRQIPGKGGPWTVVCLPQAPDADSQDRPNCPAQPQGQAVVGRAGEAGTAGHSGTAGEEEAAGEAGVAGMEGDTGEEEALGEEGAEGEEGAEGEVRRELKVRREVQVRRELQVRREMKVRREVQVRRELQARRELKVRRELQVRREPQVRQEPQVRREPQMRRELQARKELQVKQEMKVKQELSQMRKELQVRKELRVKQELRVKQELKVKQELSQMRKELQVTTEPQVRQELQVRQELQVRKELQVKQEMKVKQELSQMRKELQVRRELKVRRELKVRRELQVRRELQVRKELRVKQELRVKQELKVKQELKVKQELSQMRKELQVTEMLQAWQDF, via the exons ATGGCGATGGCTCTGGCGGTATTGCGGGACTGGTGCAGGTCGATGGGCGTGAACGCTCAGCGATCTCTGCTCATCCTGGGAATCCCAGATGACTGCAAAGACCAGGAATTCCAGGAGGTTGTGCAGGCTGCCCTGCGTTCCCTGGGCAGGTACCGAGTGCTGGGCAAGGTCTACAGAAAGGAGCTGGGGTCGAGTGTTGCCCTGGTCGAGTTTGCTGAGTGTTTAAATCGAAGCTTGCTCCCCCGCCAAATACCAGGCAAGGGAGGGCCCTGGACTGTGGTCTGCCTGCCCCAGGCCCCTGATGCTGATTCACAGGATAGACCCAATTGCCCTGCGCAGCCCCAGGGACAAGCAGTGGTTGGCAGGGCGGGTGAGGCAGGAACTGCAGGTCACTCAGGAACTGCAGGGGAGGAGGAAGCTGCAGGGGAGGCGGGAGTCGCAGGTATGGAGGGAGACACAGGTGAGGAGGAAGCCttaggtgaggagggagctgaaggggaggagggagctgaaggagAG gtgaggagggagctgaaggtgaggagggaggtgcaggtgagaagggagctgcaggtgaggagggagatgaaggtgaggagggaggtgCAGGTGAGAAGGGAGCTGCAGGcgaggagggagctgaaggtcaggagggagctgcaggtgaggagggagcctcAGGTGAGGCAGGAGccgcaggtgaggagggagcctcAGATGAGGCGGGAGCTGCAGGcgaggaaggagctgcaggtgaAGCAGGAGATGAAGGTGAAGCAGGAGCTGAGTCAGATGAGGAAGGAGCTGCAAGTGCGGAAGGAACTGAGGGTGAAGCAGGAGCTGAGGGTCAAGCAGGAGCTGAAGGTGAAGCAGGAGCTGAGTCAGatgaggaaggagctgcaggtgaCGACGGAACCTCAGGTGAGGCAGGAGTTGCAGGTGAGGcaggagctgcaggtgaggaaggagctgcaggtgaAGCAGGAGATGAAGGTGAAGCAGGAGCTGAGTCAGatgaggaaggagctgcaggtgaggagggagctgaaggtgaggagggagctgaaggtgaggagggagctgcaggtgaggagggagctgcaggtgcGGAAGGAGCTGAGGGTGAAGCAGGAGCTGAGGGTCAAGCAGGAGCTGAAGGTCAAGCAGGAGCTGAAGGTGAAGCAGGAGCTGAGTCAGatgaggaaggagctgcaggttacagaaatgttgcaggcGTGGCAGGACTTCTGA
- the LOC137218130 gene encoding melanoma-associated antigen 8-like — translation MSELRQPEADLEAPVPAQGPVEAPLLGAAGEEAASPSSSASPGAPSFSAYAEPLSREALVALMADLVGFLLLKFRTGEPTSEAEMLSTVVREHRDHFPVVFRLVCECLQLLFGVDVKVVDPRERTYFLVPTLGLTWDAVLSDWQRTPEASLPLLVLTMVTLFGDRVPEEEVWGKLDTLGFCGGRELLTEVWVQTGYLKYRQVPHSDPARYEFLWGPRAYAEASECQVLQHLLRSNSMAPRFFPSVSAGSVSDEEEGA, via the coding sequence ATGAGTGAGCTCCGCCAGCCTGAGGCCGACCTTGAGGCCCCAGTCCCGGCCCAGGGTCCTGTGGAGGCGCCGCTGCTGGGGGCTGCGGGGGAGGAGGCCGCATCCCCCTCGTCCTCCGCCTCCCCTGGCGCCCCCTCCTTCTCCGCCTATGCCGAGCCCTTGTCCCGCGAGGCACTTGTTGCGCTGATGGCTGACCTGGTGGGGTTCCTGCTCCTCAAGTTTCGTACCGGGGAGCCGACCTCCGAGGCGGAGATGCTGAGTACGGTCGTCCGGGAGCATCGGGACCACTTCCCCGTGGTCTTCCGCCTCGTTTGCGAGTGCCTGCAGCTGCTGTTTGGCGTGGACGTGAAGGTGGTGGACCCCCGCGAGCGCACCTACTTCCTGGTCCCCACCCTGGGCCTCACCTGGGATGCAGTGCTGAGCGACTGGCAGCGCACGCCCGAGGCCAGCCTCCCTCTGCTGGTCCTGACCATGGTCACCCTGTTCGGTGACCGCGTCCCTGAGGAGGAGGTGTGGGGAAAGCTAGACACCCTGGGGTTTTGTGGCGGGAGGGAGCTGCTCACCGAAGTGTGGGTGCAGACGGGCTACCTGAAGTACCGGCAGGTGCCCCACAGCGACCCTGCCCGCTACGAGTTCCTGTGGGGTCCCCGGGCCTACGCGGAGGCCAGCGAGTGTCAGGTCCTGCAGCATCTGCTCAGGAGCAATAGCATGGCTCCCAGGTTCTTCCCATCCGTGTCTGCAGGGAGTGTGAGCGATGAGGAAGAGGGAGCCTGA